In Candidatus Effluviviaceae Genus V sp., a single genomic region encodes these proteins:
- a CDS encoding ATP-binding cassette domain-containing protein has protein sequence MTSVASTNDDGLRNSSGGSLRSIFARFSRYRRAVVWGVLALLLVDAMQLVIPRIIKLAVDDLTAGTGDQQRLFHYALLVAGLAAGIAVFRFAWRYLIIGTSRHIEEDLRNEIYSHLQSLSARYYSEHKTGDLMAHATNDLNAVRMACGFGVVALVDAMILGVAAIGFMLALNVRLTGLALIPMPLIALFTLRAGKMLHRRFERVQETFSELTERVRESISGVRVVKAYVREDYELGRLAEAGREVIRKNIRLVRVWGAFFPFIMTLSSMSVVIIIYFGGRQVMMGTISAGDLVAFTSYLAILTWPMMAMGWVVNIMQRGAASMGRINRILKSDPEIEDAPDAYDPGEIRGDVEFREVTFRYEEELEPALADVSFRVQAGETLGILGRTGSGKSTIMNLLLRIYEAQEGVVLVDGHDVRKLRLSSLRGAVGYVPQDTFLFSDTIRENIRFGRPSASEEEVREAARIAGVLDEIEEFPEGFETKLGERGVTLSGGQKQRVAIARALIVDPAIVALDDALSSVDTATEERIQQALTSALRTRTSIIVSHRISSIKHAGEIIVLDDGRIVERGTHEELTEMGGLYADIYERQLLEAEMDREDPGV, from the coding sequence ATGACCAGCGTGGCCAGTACGAATGACGACGGACTCAGGAACTCCTCAGGCGGGAGTCTGCGGAGCATCTTCGCCCGGTTCTCCCGGTACCGGCGGGCCGTCGTGTGGGGCGTGCTCGCCCTGCTCCTCGTCGACGCCATGCAGCTCGTCATCCCGCGGATCATCAAGCTTGCCGTCGACGATCTCACGGCGGGCACGGGTGACCAGCAGCGTCTCTTCCACTACGCGTTGCTGGTCGCGGGGCTGGCGGCCGGCATCGCCGTCTTCCGCTTCGCGTGGCGCTATCTGATCATCGGGACCTCCCGCCACATCGAGGAGGACCTGAGGAACGAGATCTACTCACATCTCCAGAGCCTCTCCGCACGATACTACTCGGAGCACAAGACGGGCGACCTCATGGCCCATGCCACGAACGACCTGAACGCGGTGCGAATGGCGTGCGGCTTCGGCGTCGTCGCCCTCGTGGACGCCATGATCCTCGGCGTCGCCGCCATCGGCTTCATGCTGGCGCTGAACGTCCGGCTGACCGGGCTCGCGCTCATCCCGATGCCACTCATCGCGCTCTTCACGCTCCGGGCGGGCAAGATGCTCCACAGACGTTTCGAGCGGGTGCAGGAGACCTTCTCGGAGCTGACCGAGCGTGTCCGCGAGAGCATCTCCGGCGTCCGGGTCGTCAAGGCCTACGTCCGGGAGGATTACGAACTCGGCCGGCTGGCCGAGGCGGGCCGGGAGGTCATCAGAAAGAATATCCGCCTGGTCCGCGTCTGGGGCGCCTTCTTCCCGTTCATCATGACCCTCTCCTCGATGAGCGTCGTCATCATCATCTACTTCGGCGGCCGCCAGGTGATGATGGGAACGATCTCGGCGGGCGACCTCGTCGCCTTCACGAGCTACCTCGCGATCCTCACGTGGCCGATGATGGCGATGGGATGGGTCGTCAACATCATGCAGCGCGGCGCGGCCTCGATGGGGAGGATCAACCGGATCCTCAAGAGCGATCCGGAGATCGAGGACGCACCGGACGCGTACGACCCCGGCGAGATCCGCGGCGACGTCGAGTTCCGCGAGGTCACATTCCGCTACGAGGAGGAGCTCGAGCCGGCGCTCGCCGATGTATCCTTCAGGGTGCAGGCGGGGGAGACCCTCGGCATCCTCGGACGCACCGGTTCAGGAAAGAGTACCATCATGAACCTGCTGCTTCGTATCTACGAGGCGCAGGAGGGTGTCGTACTCGTCGACGGGCACGACGTCAGGAAGCTCAGACTCTCCTCACTCCGCGGCGCGGTCGGCTACGTCCCGCAGGACACGTTCCTCTTCTCGGACACGATCCGCGAGAACATCCGGTTCGGGAGACCCTCGGCGAGCGAGGAGGAGGTGCGTGAGGCCGCCCGGATCGCCGGGGTCCTCGACGAGATCGAGGAGTTCCCGGAGGGGTTCGAGACGAAGCTCGGCGAGCGCGGCGTGACACTCTCCGGCGGACAGAAGCAGCGGGTGGCGATCGCCCGGGCGCTCATCGTGGACCCGGCGATCGTCGCTCTCGACGACGCGCTCTCGTCGGTCGACACGGCGACGGAGGAGAGGATCCAGCAGGCTCTCACCTCCGCGCTCCGCACCCGGACGAGCATCATCGTCTCGCACCGCATCTCGTCCATCAAGCACGCCGGCGAGATCATCGTCCTTGATGACGGGCGCATCGTGGAGCGCGGGACACACGAGGAGCTTACGGAGATGGGCGGTCTCTACGCGGACATCTACGAACGGCAGCTGCTCGAGGCGGAGATGGACCGAGAGGATCCAGGGGTCTAG